GCCTGGAAATTGATTTCCTGGCGTGATATCTGGTGTGATATCAATCCAAATTTTGGGAAGAATCATAATGAGATTTCGGTTTATTATCTATCTTAAATAAATGCAGCAATGAAGTATCACAATTTCACGGATATGTGTTGTCATCCCGCCGGAAAATTAATTTTCCGGCTGAAACAATAAGTCCATTCAAATGGACTAAATTGCAAATTACCCAATTAGTCTTCTTCAGAAGACTTTTGCTATCAGCCTGGAAATTAATTTCCAGGCGTATCATAACTAAAAACTAAAAATATATCTATGTCTTATTGGCGATTATATTATCATTTAGTTTGGGCGACAAAAGAGCGTTTACCTTTAATTACCTCTGAAAGAGAAGCTAAGCTTTATCCTTATATTATTGCCAAAGCTGACTCGTTGGGGTGTATTATTCATGCCATTGGTGGAATTGAAGATCATATTCATGTAGTCGTTTCTATCCCGCCAAAACTCGCGATCGCCGATTTTGTTAAAAATATTAAAGGCAGTAGTGCTCATTTTTTAAACCAACATTCATCTTCCACCAATAAATTTGTCTGGCAAGAAGGATATGGCGTATTCTCGTTAGGAAGCAAGCAACTTCAGCAAGCTGTTGATTATGCTAAAAATCAAAAGACACATCATCTCCAAGGAACAGCGATCGCATCTTTAGAAACTGATAAACCCAATTAACTCACAACCAATATCACCACTAATTATATCCCCAAATACTTTTTCATCCACATCTTATCAACAATAAATAACCCATTCCTCTTCAGAGGACATATTCTATAAGCCAGGAAATTAATTTCCTGGCTGTAACAACGTATTCTCCTGGCTGTAAAAATCGTATTTTCCTGGCTGTACAAATTGTCTTTTTTTTTGCCGTAAAAATCGTATTTTCCTAACTGTACAAATTGTTATTTTCCTGGCTATACAAATCGTAATCTCTTTGCTATAAAAATCATAATTTTCCTACCGCATAAACCACAAAATCCGTATAAATTCTGAAGCCAATTTTAGCCGATTGATATTAAATTATAATTCATAGTTTCTCAAATGCCTTAACTATGGCAACTTGGGCTGTTTCTCTTGTTGATACCTTTTTAAACGAACTATTAAACTTACCCCAAAGTGTAAGTAAAAAAGTTAGCAAAGTTGTTAAAATCTTAGAAGAAGATCCAATTTCTGCGCAAGGAAATGCCAAAAAGCTGAAAGGATACACTAATAATATTTACCGCGTTCGGATTGGCGATTACCGCCTAATTTATAGCTTTGGTCAAGGTTGGGTAAAACTCTTAAGCATCCGCAAGCGAGACGATCGCACTTACGAAATCGAACTACCAAACTTTGAGACTCCGACTCCACCCCCAGTAGAAGACTTATTAACTCCTCAAGTTGCCATCAATACGCAACAACAGCCGATATCAAGTTCCTTGCCAATTGAATTCACCGAAACGCTACTGAAGCAATGGCAGATTCCGCAAGAATACTGGGCTGATATCTTACAAGTTGAAAATGCTGAAGCCTTACTCGATCTTGCCATACCAGATCGCTACTTAAGTCGCATTCTCGATAACTGCTACCCGCGTTCAATTGCAGAACTCGATCGCCAAAGAGAGTATCAACTGCAACAGCCTGAAGATTTAGACCGCTTTGTCGAAGGCGATTTGAGTGCTTTTTTACTCAAACTTGACCCCGAACAAGAGAAGTTGTGCAATTTTGGTAAAGTTGGTCCTGTTCTAGTAAAAGGTGGACCAGGAACAGGTAAATCTACTTTGGCACTGTATCGCGTGCAAAAGCTGCTAGAACAAGGCATTCAACCGATTCTATTCACAACTTATACTAAAGCTTTAGTCACCTACTCCGAGCAACTTCTCGAACAACTGTTGATGCGATCGCCGCAATCTGTAGGAGTCAAAGTAAGTACTGTCGATGCGATCGCCTATCAATACTACGTCCGCACTTATGGTAAACCCAAGTTTATCAACGAAGAAACAAGTCTTGCGTATCTCGAAACTGCACTTTCTTCAGCAACCATTCCTGCAAATAATGTATTTGAATTGCGCGTTCGGCAACAAACATTAGAACGGTTAGGAGTCGCCTACTTACGACAAGAAATCCGCGATGTAATTGAAAGTTGGGGCATCTCCACACTAGAAGAATACCAAACATTTGCACGGTACGGACGCGGCGTCCCCCTCAAAGCAAATACACGCGAAGCACTGTGGGCAGTTTATCAAACTTGGTTAAGTCTGCTGCATCAAAACGGCTACATCACTTGGGAACAGCTACGCTGCAAAGCTTTAGAAATCGTCAGCAATTCTACACCACCTTATCAAGCCGTTGTTATAGACGAAGCTCAAGATCTTTCACCTGTAGCGTTGCGCTTCCTCCTCGCGATCGTGCCATCACTGCAACAAGTTTATCTCACTGCCGATGCCTCGCAATCTTTGTATCAAAAAGGGTTTAGTTGGAAACAAGTCCATACCGACCTTAAGTTTAGCGGACGAACGCTGCTGCTGCGACGCAATTATCGCAATACACAACAAATTACCGCTGCTTGCGCCCAAATCTTAGCCGGAACAACCGCAGGCGACTCAGAGTGTATCGATCAGCTACCATCTCCCCATATCGGAGATTGCCCAAAAGTTGTGTTAGTAGACGAACCAACACAAGAAATTACAGCTATTCACGATGCCTTAATTTGTGCCGCCCGTCAGTATAGATTATCAGTCAACAGCAGTGCGGTACTGTGTCCTACGAGCCAAATGGGTAAAGCGATCGCCCAGCAACTCACTCAGCAAGGACTCAAAGCCCAGTTTTTCACAAGTAAGCAAATAGACATCAACGCCCCATGCGTTAAAGTTCTGACATTGCATTCTGCCAAGGGTTTAGAGTTTCCCTTCGTCGTCATTGTCGGATTACAACAAGACAGCTTACCCCATATTCCACCTGACGTTCCTCCAGAAGAAATTCCAGCAGTGATAGACGAACAGCGGCGGCTATTTTATGTCGGTTGCACCCGCGCGATGCGATCTTTAGTCGTTTGCGGTTCGCGATCGCATCCTTCTTCGTTTCTCAACTCTTTAGTTCCTCCTTATTGGCAACAAGCATGACGACACTGAAACTTCAAGACTTACTACAACAAAGTGAAAGTGCGATCGCCGCGACAAGCATTCTTCTCGGTCAAAAACTAGTCAATCTCGACTGTACAGGCGTAGCATCTCTTACCCCCGAACAACTCACTCAGTTATTTTCAGCCATACCCAAAACCTGGGACTTTGTCGAACTTGGAGAAATCTTCAACTCCTCCACCCTCAGCGAAACCTTTGCAAGCCAACTTCTAGAGTGGATTAACCAAAACTTCGGACACACCACTAACCCTCCACAACCATCAACTACAAATTACGAATCCGTAGACTTAAGCCTACGGCAAACTACAAATGATCTCGATATTTTCAACTTTCGCGATCGAGTTATTGACGACTATCGCCGCTACATCGAAAGTTTTTTGAGAATTCGCGACTCTAAAGTTAAAGAATTTGTCGATCGAGAATTAGAACGAGGACAACTTTGGAGCGATCCTTTAGTACAACTAAATCTTACCTACAAAAAAGGTGCAACCGTTACCGAATTAGTACAACAAAAAGTTCTTCATCCGGAGTGCGATCGCTACTTTTCCAAAGACGGTAAACCCTTTCAGTTTCACTACCACCAGCAGCAAGCATTTCTCACAGCACAGCGTCAAGAACCTTATGTTCTCACCACAGGTACAGGTTCCGGTAAAAGCTTGACTTATATTGTGCCTATTTTCGACGATCTGCTGCGCCATCCTGAAATTAAAGGAGTCAGGGCAATTTTGGTCTATCCCATGAACGCCTTAATTAACTCCCAAAAAGAAGAACTTGACAAGTTTCTGCGTCAAGTCCCCAACACTCATATTCGCGTCGAACAATACACCGGACAAGAAAGCTTAGCTAAGAAAACCGAAATTCAAGAAAACCCGCCCCAAATTCTACTTACCAACTACGTGATGTTAGAGCTAATGCTCTCCCGCACTCACGAAGATAAACTGGTAGAATCTCCCAATTTAAAATTCCTAGTACTCGATGAATTGCATACATATCGAGGAAGACAAGGTGCAGACGTCGCCATCTTGATCCGCAAACTCCGCCAACGCTGCGGTAGAAATCTTCTGTGCATTGGTACCAGCGCCACCATGTCTACAGAAGGCTCCCGCGAACAACGCCGCCAAGTTGTAGCGAATGTTGCCAGCAAATTATTCGGCGTGGAAATCCAACCCAGCAATGTCATCGATGAAACTCTAGAGCGTTCTATTCAACGTGCTGCACCCACCACTGACGAACTGCGAGACAGTATCTTAGCAGGCTTACCACCAGAGTCAGAACAAACTTTAGATGCATTCAAAACGCATCCCCTCAGCTATTGGATTGAGATGAACTTCGGTTTAGCACAAGAAGGGCATTTGGTGCGCCGCACGCCTATTACTCTAGAATCGGGAGCAGCAACCCTAGCAGCACAAACCCAACTTCCACCAGAAACCTGCCTAACCATCCTCAAGCAAATGTTTCTTTGGGGAAGCAAAACCAAGGGACTTGCCTTTCGCCTGCATCAGTTTATCTCCCAAGGAGGTAGCGTTTACTCTACGATTGAAAGTCGAGAAAAACGCATTCTGACGCTCGAAGGTCAATATACGACTACCGAAAACCGCCTACTTTATCCTCTCGTCTTTTGCCGAGAATGCGGACAGGATTATTACGTGGTGCGCTACGATGCCGATGAACAGAGTGTCTTACCCCAACTACCTACTGCCTTAGATATCAGTGCCGACGATGCCGAGATCAGCGAAGGCTACCTAACTTTAGACGATCCAGGACTGTGGGATGCTAGCGATGAAGAAAAGCTCCCCGATTCTTGGTTTACCGAAACTAAAAAGAAAGGACGAATTCCTAAAAAGGATTACGCCAAATTTATTCCCCAGCAACTGCAAGTATTACCCAACGGTAAAGTCACAACTTCTTTGTTACAGGGAACTACCTGTTGGTTTATTCGCAAACCATTTCTCGTTTGTCTCAACTGCGGCGTAGTACACGACGGGCGCAAAAATGAATTTAGCAAACTATCGCGTCTGGGCAGCGAAGGACGCAGTACCGCAACCACCCTGCTATGTCTTTCTACTACCAGTCGCTTAAAGCAAGTCTTTACGGGCGAGAAAGCTAAAGCCGCTAAAATTCTCAGTTTTACAGATAACCGTCAAGATGCTTCGTTGCAGGCGGGACATTTCAACGATTTTGTGCAAACTAGTTTCTTACGGGCAGCACTATGGAAGGCACTTCAGGCAAAAAAACAACTCACCCACAGCGAGTTAGTCAGCGAAGTTGTCAAATGTATGGGGCTGTCTCAAACAGACTACGCTAAGCAACCAGCCGAGTTTGGTAGAGGTAAGCAGCGTAACGAAGAAGCGTTTCGCAAACTGATTGAGTACCGCCTTTATGAAGATTTGCGGCGGGGATGGCGCATCGTTCAACCTAACCTCGAACAGTGTGGATTGCTAGCAATTGAGTATGACGGTTTGCAAGCAGAATGTGCGAATGAGGCACTGTGGCAAAAACACCACCATCGTGTCTTGTTGCAAGCTACCCCTCAAGAGCGGTTCATCGCCTCTGTTGCCTTGCTCAACCAGTTGCGGCGAGAATTAGCAATTGATGCCAAGCTTTTGCAACCAGAACAACACGAACAACTCAAAAGCGAGATTGTTCAAGCCATTAAAGAACCTTGGGTGTTTGACGAGAACGAACAATTGCATAAAGCAACTTGGGCAAGTACGAGCAGCGGTAATAATGAAAAAGCTAAAGTCAAGCTCACACCTAAAAGTAAAATTGGTCGATTTTTGCGATCGCCCAAAGCTTGGTCGCTGCAAAGTCAACCCTTAACAGATCAAGAGTACGCCAGTTTAATCGCTGCTTTCGTCAACGCTCTATGCGATGCTGGTTATTTAGTGAAAGAGAAAACCGAGATTCAGCTACGGGTCGATTGTTTGTTGTGGCAAGCTAAACTCTTAAACGAAATTCCTGCCGATCCTTTAACAGCACGGCGCTTGCAGGGAAATGAAGGCACAAAAATTCCTGTAAACAGTTTCTTTCAAAAGTTTTATCAAACAAATGCTTTCCAAATTCAAACAATGGAAGGGCGCGAACATACCGGACAAGTGAACAATAAAGATCGCCAAGAACGAGAAGAGAAATTCCGCAACGGTGCATTAGCGGCTTTGTTCTGCTCTCCAACTATGGAATTGGGAATTGACATTTCCGATCTCAGCGTCGTGCATTTGCGTAACGTTCCCCCTAGTCCTGCCAACTACGCGCAACGCAGTGGTAGAGCCGGTAGAAGCGGACAGGAAGCCCTTGTCATTACTTATGCCGCAATTGGTAGCGGTCACGACCAATACTTCTTCAAACGCCAAAATCAAATGGTTGCTGGAGTTGTGGCTCCGCCCAAGTTGGAACTTGCTAACCAAGATTTGGTGCGATCTCACGTTCATTCGATTTGGCTAGCACACACTGGGGTTTATCTCGATGATTCGATGAACAAAATTCTGGAACTCGATCTCGATGGATATCCTCTTAAAGAGAACGTGCGTCAAGGGTTAACTTTAAGCCAGAATAAATTAACAAAATGCCTGCAAGCAACTCAATCTATTCTCGCTGATATTTTCTGTCAACAAGACCTGCAAAAAGCTTCCTGGTATTCTGTAGATTGGTTGCAGTACGCAGTAGAAAATGCGCTAGAGGCATTTGAACGAGCGTGCGATCGCTGGCGCAAACTGTATAGTGATGCCGTCATTCAATTAGCAAAAGCCCGCGAAACGATTGACCGTTATGCTAGAGGCTATGCAAATCAGGAAGACTACGACATTGCCAAAGCTCAGGAAAAAGAAGCATTACGGCAAAGAAGCTTATTAGTGGGATTGCATGAAGGTAAAAATAATAGCGAGTTTGAATTTTATCCCTACCGCTACTTTGCTGCCGAAGGATTTTTGCCAGGATTCAACTTTCCTCGCCTACCAGTAAGAGCGTACATTCCTACAGGAGATGGCGGCGAATTCATCTCCCGCCCCCGCACTGTTGCTTTACGTGAATTTGCGCCTGGCAATATTGTTTACTACGAGGGTAGTAAGTTTATGGTAGCAAAGACTAAAGTTCCTGTTGGCGGGATCGACAGCCAGTGCAAAAGAACAAGCGTCTGCTTTAACTGCGGTTATTTCCACGAAGGCGATTTTCGCGATACCTGTGAAAATTGCGGTGCAGAAATTAAAAACGATCGCTACCAGAATGAGGCTAAACTAAATTGCGTACTGCCAATGGAAACTGCGATCGCCCGCCGACGAGAACGCATTACCTGCGATGAAGAAGAACGGCTCAAGTACGGTTACAACATTACGACTCACTTCCGCTACGCTAATAAACAATCAGCAACTGTTCAAACTGCTGAAGGTACGCCACTTTTACGCTTAACTTACGGAGCAACAGCCGAAATTTGGTGGATTAATCGCGGACTGAAGAAGAATACCGACGAACGTGGATTCAAACTCAATACCAAAACAGGGCTCTGGGGCGATTCCAGAACTGAACAAGCAACTGAAAGCTTGCATGAAGGAATCAATTTAATGGTTAACGATACTTGCAATATTTTAGTTGTCGAGCCTTTATGTGTTCCGGCTGAAAATAAAGAAGCTTTTGTTGCTACGCTGCAACATACTTTGAAAACAGCTATTCAAGCAGTATACAAACTAGAAGCTGACGAACTTGATTCCGAAAGGCTAGGAGAAAGCAAGTATTTACTTTTGTGGGAAGCAGCCGAAGGAGGAGCAGGCGTTCTTTCACAATTAGGACAACCAGAAGCCTTTCAAAAAATTGCCGATGCAGCTTTAGATATTTGTCATTTCAACCAACCGAAAGAAAGCTGCGTTCAAGCTTGCTATGATTGCTTGCTATCCTACCGCAATCAGTTCGACCATCCATTAATCAATCGCCACTTAATTAAACCTTTACTCGACCAACTGCTAGCAAGTCATGTTATCCGTGAAGGCATTTCTCGCGAGGAACAATATCAGCAATTATTGCAACAAACAGACCCTAATTCTGAATTTGAGCGCATAGTTTTAAAAGAGATCTATCAACGAGGATACAAATTACCAGAGGCAGCGCAAGAATTCATTAATGACGCTAACTGCAAACCTGACTTTCTATATAAAGAAGATGCGATCGCTATTTTTTGCGATGGTTCGATCCACGATAGTTCTGATAAGCGCAAACAAGACAAAATTGAAAGAGATAATCTCAGGTACAACACAGTTTACACTGTCTTAACCTTACGGCATGATGAAGATTGGCAAACTAAGTTAAAGATTTTAGGAAGTATATTTTAGCTATTTCTTATCTAACCTCAAAATAAGAAAGCTAGCTTATTGTTAACAGAATACGCTGAAATATCTGTTATGTATGACTTTAGCTACACTAATTTTACTGCTTTTAAGCTCCTCTAATGCAAAAACGTAATTTACACGCTGTAGTAGCTTTATCTACAAATATCTACAATGTCAGCATTTGTACGACATTGGACAAAGCAAAAGAGATAGTTCTAGTATTGTTCTGCCACTAATTTTTCAATACGACTCAGAATTAGGAGAAATACTTATTTTTAAAAGAAAATATGGAGGATTGACCTATCAGGCAAAAAAACAATCGATATACATATCAAGTTTTTCTTGAAGAAAAGATGACTTGCGGTACTGGTGAATGGGTAACGTTAACAGTATCTAGAACAAGCAATAAAATTTATTATCAAAAATTAGATATTTTTGTCATTTTCAAATTTTTGTGAATTATTGATTTAAAATTGATAGCAATTTATTTAATAGTGTATTTTCAGTTATTTTTTCATGGTTAATCGACTTGTGAAAACTAAAGTATTCTTGAGCGTATTTATAACTTTAGTAGGAATCTTATCTATAAGTACTTCAGTTCAAGCAGAAGGTAAAAAGCTGATTTATGAAAGCTCGCGCCAAGGAATAGAGTGGAAGGTGTATCTGGTTAATAAAAGGTTAGTTAAAAAACTAGAATTGGGTGGAGAAAATAGGCGATTATATTTAATCGATTTAGAAGTAAACAGTAGCTACGATGGCATAACGCGACAAACTAATTTAGTTCAGTGTTCAACTTCCAAACCTTTTGTTGCCTTTAAATCTGACTTTGAGCAACAGATAGCAGTTATTGATGTCATTAACCCTGGTGGAAGCCCATACGGTTATAACTCTGGCTCTCACTGGATATACTGGGCTGTATGTCACAATCTTTGGCAACCTTGGGATTATGATTTGGAGTCACGAGCAACTCGATTGGGATATTCTACAGAACTAGAGAGCGAACAAATACAGATCCCCTATGGGTTACTACAATATCTCAAGTAGTCTCTTCACTGTGTAACTTCTTACTATAAAAAGTATGTACGAACATCAAGCAGTCAACAAAGTGAAGCCCTGCGAACTAGCTAGTATGGACAACGGTAGGTAGGATAAGTTAATTAATACTTTTACATCTGAAGATACTCTTACTTCAAAACGAACTTTGCTGCTTAGGGCTTTTGGTATCTATTTTGTCACTGACGAACACAATCGCTTACTTTACATTGGTAAAGCAACAAATTTACAGAGCCACTGGGCGAGAGGTGGAGACCATTACCACAAGTAGAAACCAGTAAATTGAAAGTTGCTCGCTACTCCATAGCCAGAAGAGTATGGATACTTCAATGTAGCGTTATCTTATTTACACTTACTATTCCGTACAGGTTGACAAGTTTGCCAATAATGCTCTCTTAGTAAGAGATATTTTATACACGTGGTAATCGAATGACTACCTACTAACTTGCCGATGACACAAATCAAGAGCTACCGGAATCCAAGGGGTTCTTGTATCTGTGTTGAGTTAGGAAGGTTGTATGTCATATCAATCAATGTGGTTTAGAAGCGCTGCTAGCCAACTGCAATTATTGGAGCAGAGTTTAAGCTTTGAAAGTGTTCGAGCAATAGTTAGCGATCGCCTACCAATACTCGTTAAAGAGATGGAGTCAAAGGGTTTAGATTTGGAAGACCCGACTTATTGGTGGGAACTTCTGTTCATTGATGGGGCGATCAAAATTGAAAACGTCCAAGGTAAGCAGCAAAGGGTAGCTATCAACCTGACAAATAACTGGCGCATGGCAGTAAAAACTCTGGCAGTCATAGAGTCGAGAAAGTTCCAAATGATACGCACTGACTTAGGAGTAGACCAGCACTGGATTATATTCACAGATACTAAGCATCCCCACTCTAATGATGACTGGATGGACGTACTGTATGGACAAATTGACACCAAGCCGAGCAAATCAGGCTGTGCCTTAATTGAGATGTAATTGATGGGGGCAAGTCGTCTTGCCTTCCCATGCACAAAGCGACTCCACCGTTTGGAACGAATATTAGCGATCGCCTTTAGGTGCTAAAATGTGGAGGTGGAAGTTGCAAGCTAAGTGCCTAGTTGCAGACGTTAGAAGGAATCGATCGCAACCCAAACAAAAGTTAGTTTTCTGGCTCGCTGTCGATCTTAATATCCAAAGTTTGTTCGTCAATGACAAAAAAAAGTACATTTGGTTGGCAGCATACTTGACAGTCTTCAACGTAAGATTGCTGCATTCCTGCACTTAAGTCAACAAAGGTCAAGTTAGTTTCACCACAGTATGCACAAGTATATTCAGCCGTATTTTGCATCAGAAAATAATATTAGAGTTATAGTAAATATATGATTACAAGACTGAAAACAGAAGTCTTTATAATAGTTTAAATTCAATGCACTTAGTTAGTCATTAAAAGTTGGCTGTGCGAGCGAAGCTCCATTGCCGTTTCACCTCCTTATAGTGATATCTAAGATATCTAAAGACGCAGATTGGTTGGAAACAGAGAAGCTTCACTGGTTTCGCCAACAACTTACTATTTGGGCAGATGACAATCTGCGAGATTTTCCGTGGCGGCGCACAACTGACCCATATGCAATCTTTGTGGCTGAATTTCTATTGCAGAAGACTGACGCTGCTAAGGTCGTTCCTATCTACGAGACCTTCCTAGCTCGATATCCTACTATTGAAAGCTTGTCATTAGCTTCAGTTACCGAAGTAGTAACTCTGTTGCAGCCTTTAGGTCTTCACTTTCGCGCCAAACGGTTGTGCGAATCAGTGCAGAAGATTAATGCATTTTACGATGGTAAAATTCCTGATGCAGAAGCGCAATTACTTGCCTTGCCAGGAGTTGGTAAGTACACGGCTAGATCTATTTGCGCTCACGCTTTCGGACAGCAGCAGGTAATTCTCGATACCAATGTCGCTCGTATCTTAGAGCGCTTCTTTGGGTTGCAGGGAGGAAGAGTCAAGTCGCGTTGCAAGATTTTGTGGAAAGCCGCTGAGCAAGTCGCGCCCCACGAGGAAGTAGGAAAGTGGAATCTAACGCTGCTTGATTTTGGAGCAACAGTCTGCACAGCAAGAAAACCCCACTGTGGCAAGTGTCCGTTGCAGGAACATTGTAATTACTTGCGTCTCAATTAAAAGGCGATCGCATGAGCTGAAATTTGTGCTGCCGCTTGTTGTCCGCTGCGAATGGCTCCTTCCATGTAGCCACAAAATTCAACGGGAGCAGTATGTTCTCCTGCGAAAACGATTCTTCCAGCAGAGTACGGTAAGTCAGAGCGCCAGGCTTTCAAATCTCCAGGAGCAAAGTAGCAGTATGCTCCCCGCGACCAAGGATCGTCCCCCCAATCGTGAGTTGCGGTCGCACTTACGCGATCGCGTACCGGAAGTGATGCATT
The Chroococcidiopsis sp. TS-821 genome window above contains:
- a CDS encoding 3'-5' exonuclease, producing MATWAVSLVDTFLNELLNLPQSVSKKVSKVVKILEEDPISAQGNAKKLKGYTNNIYRVRIGDYRLIYSFGQGWVKLLSIRKRDDRTYEIELPNFETPTPPPVEDLLTPQVAINTQQQPISSSLPIEFTETLLKQWQIPQEYWADILQVENAEALLDLAIPDRYLSRILDNCYPRSIAELDRQREYQLQQPEDLDRFVEGDLSAFLLKLDPEQEKLCNFGKVGPVLVKGGPGTGKSTLALYRVQKLLEQGIQPILFTTYTKALVTYSEQLLEQLLMRSPQSVGVKVSTVDAIAYQYYVRTYGKPKFINEETSLAYLETALSSATIPANNVFELRVRQQTLERLGVAYLRQEIRDVIESWGISTLEEYQTFARYGRGVPLKANTREALWAVYQTWLSLLHQNGYITWEQLRCKALEIVSNSTPPYQAVVIDEAQDLSPVALRFLLAIVPSLQQVYLTADASQSLYQKGFSWKQVHTDLKFSGRTLLLRRNYRNTQQITAACAQILAGTTAGDSECIDQLPSPHIGDCPKVVLVDEPTQEITAIHDALICAARQYRLSVNSSAVLCPTSQMGKAIAQQLTQQGLKAQFFTSKQIDINAPCVKVLTLHSAKGLEFPFVVIVGLQQDSLPHIPPDVPPEEIPAVIDEQRRLFYVGCTRAMRSLVVCGSRSHPSSFLNSLVPPYWQQA
- a CDS encoding CPXCG motif-containing cysteine-rich protein — protein: MQNTAEYTCAYCGETNLTFVDLSAGMQQSYVEDCQVCCQPNVLFFVIDEQTLDIKIDSEPEN
- a CDS encoding A/G-specific adenine glycosylase, which encodes MISKISKDADWLETEKLHWFRQQLTIWADDNLRDFPWRRTTDPYAIFVAEFLLQKTDAAKVVPIYETFLARYPTIESLSLASVTEVVTLLQPLGLHFRAKRLCESVQKINAFYDGKIPDAEAQLLALPGVGKYTARSICAHAFGQQQVILDTNVARILERFFGLQGGRVKSRCKILWKAAEQVAPHEEVGKWNLTLLDFGATVCTARKPHCGKCPLQEHCNYLRLN
- the tnpA gene encoding IS200/IS605 family transposase, with amino-acid sequence MSYWRLYYHLVWATKERLPLITSEREAKLYPYIIAKADSLGCIIHAIGGIEDHIHVVVSIPPKLAIADFVKNIKGSSAHFLNQHSSSTNKFVWQEGYGVFSLGSKQLQQAVDYAKNQKTHHLQGTAIASLETDKPN
- a CDS encoding DEAD/DEAH box helicase, which gives rise to MTTLKLQDLLQQSESAIAATSILLGQKLVNLDCTGVASLTPEQLTQLFSAIPKTWDFVELGEIFNSSTLSETFASQLLEWINQNFGHTTNPPQPSTTNYESVDLSLRQTTNDLDIFNFRDRVIDDYRRYIESFLRIRDSKVKEFVDRELERGQLWSDPLVQLNLTYKKGATVTELVQQKVLHPECDRYFSKDGKPFQFHYHQQQAFLTAQRQEPYVLTTGTGSGKSLTYIVPIFDDLLRHPEIKGVRAILVYPMNALINSQKEELDKFLRQVPNTHIRVEQYTGQESLAKKTEIQENPPQILLTNYVMLELMLSRTHEDKLVESPNLKFLVLDELHTYRGRQGADVAILIRKLRQRCGRNLLCIGTSATMSTEGSREQRRQVVANVASKLFGVEIQPSNVIDETLERSIQRAAPTTDELRDSILAGLPPESEQTLDAFKTHPLSYWIEMNFGLAQEGHLVRRTPITLESGAATLAAQTQLPPETCLTILKQMFLWGSKTKGLAFRLHQFISQGGSVYSTIESREKRILTLEGQYTTTENRLLYPLVFCRECGQDYYVVRYDADEQSVLPQLPTALDISADDAEISEGYLTLDDPGLWDASDEEKLPDSWFTETKKKGRIPKKDYAKFIPQQLQVLPNGKVTTSLLQGTTCWFIRKPFLVCLNCGVVHDGRKNEFSKLSRLGSEGRSTATTLLCLSTTSRLKQVFTGEKAKAAKILSFTDNRQDASLQAGHFNDFVQTSFLRAALWKALQAKKQLTHSELVSEVVKCMGLSQTDYAKQPAEFGRGKQRNEEAFRKLIEYRLYEDLRRGWRIVQPNLEQCGLLAIEYDGLQAECANEALWQKHHHRVLLQATPQERFIASVALLNQLRRELAIDAKLLQPEQHEQLKSEIVQAIKEPWVFDENEQLHKATWASTSSGNNEKAKVKLTPKSKIGRFLRSPKAWSLQSQPLTDQEYASLIAAFVNALCDAGYLVKEKTEIQLRVDCLLWQAKLLNEIPADPLTARRLQGNEGTKIPVNSFFQKFYQTNAFQIQTMEGREHTGQVNNKDRQEREEKFRNGALAALFCSPTMELGIDISDLSVVHLRNVPPSPANYAQRSGRAGRSGQEALVITYAAIGSGHDQYFFKRQNQMVAGVVAPPKLELANQDLVRSHVHSIWLAHTGVYLDDSMNKILELDLDGYPLKENVRQGLTLSQNKLTKCLQATQSILADIFCQQDLQKASWYSVDWLQYAVENALEAFERACDRWRKLYSDAVIQLAKARETIDRYARGYANQEDYDIAKAQEKEALRQRSLLVGLHEGKNNSEFEFYPYRYFAAEGFLPGFNFPRLPVRAYIPTGDGGEFISRPRTVALREFAPGNIVYYEGSKFMVAKTKVPVGGIDSQCKRTSVCFNCGYFHEGDFRDTCENCGAEIKNDRYQNEAKLNCVLPMETAIARRRERITCDEEERLKYGYNITTHFRYANKQSATVQTAEGTPLLRLTYGATAEIWWINRGLKKNTDERGFKLNTKTGLWGDSRTEQATESLHEGINLMVNDTCNILVVEPLCVPAENKEAFVATLQHTLKTAIQAVYKLEADELDSERLGESKYLLLWEAAEGGAGVLSQLGQPEAFQKIADAALDICHFNQPKESCVQACYDCLLSYRNQFDHPLINRHLIKPLLDQLLASHVIREGISREEQYQQLLQQTDPNSEFERIVLKEIYQRGYKLPEAAQEFINDANCKPDFLYKEDAIAIFCDGSIHDSSDKRKQDKIERDNLRYNTVYTVLTLRHDEDWQTKLKILGSIF